The Meiothermus sp. QL-1 DNA window GTGGGACAGAAGGTGGAGGTCACGCTGGATGCCTTTAGCGGTGAGACCTTCGAGGGGGTGGTAACGGCCATTGCTCCGCAGGCCCAGATGCAGCAGAACATCGCCTTCTTCTACGTTACGGTGAGAATACCCAACCCCGAGCGCAAGCTGCGGCCCGGCATGACTGCTGAAGGTGAGATCATTGTCGAGGAGATACCCAATGCCCTGATCATTCCCAAGCGAGCGGTGCAGACGGTGCGTAACCGGGCCTATGTGGAGGTCCTCCAACCCGACGGAAGCCGGGAAACCGTGCGGGTGGTTTTGGGGCCTGACGACGGGGTGAATCAGGTGGTGCAGGAAGGCCTCCAGGTAGGACAGCGGGTGGTGTTGCCCAGCCGGAATACTACGCGCTCGAGCCAGCAGAGCCAAGGACAGGGCGGTCTGCGCCTGCCAATTGGGGTGGGGGCTCCGCCGGGAGGTGGCCGATGACGGTGGTGGCCCTCGAGCAGGTGCGCAAGGTCTACCGCAGTGGAGCCATCGAGTTTGAAGCCCTGAGAGGCGTTTCTTTGCAGATTCAGCAAGGTGAGATGGTGGCCCTGATGGGGCCTTCCGGATCGGGCAAGACCACTTTGATGCAAATCATCGGACTGCTTGACCGGCCCACCGAGGGGCGCTACGTCCTGGCAGGCCGCGATGTCACCACCCTTACCGAGAACGAACGGGCCGAGATGCGCAACCAGGAGATCGGCTTTGTCTTTCAGGCCTTCCACCTTTTGCCGCGCCTAAACGTGCTGGAAAACGTGGAGGTGCCCCTCACCTATGCGGGCTACAGCCCGAAGGAGCGGCGTGAACGAGCCATTGAGGTGCTGCAAAAGGTGGGTTTAGGGGATAAACTGCGCAACCTGCCTTCCCAGCTTTCAGGGGGGCAGAAGCAGCGGGTGGCCATTGCGAGGGCCCTGACTATGCGCCCCTCTATTCTTTTGGCCGATGAGCCTACTGGTAACCTGGACTCCAAGACCGCCGTGGAGGTTATGAGGCTATTCCAGGAGCTCAACGAGGAAGGCACCACCGTGGTTATAGTCACCCACGAGCCTGATATAGCCGAGTACGCTGGGCGCATCGTTCGCATTCGCGACGGAAAGGTTGAGTCTGATGTGCAAAATCCCCATCGCAGGCGCACGGTAGGAGGACTTGGCTAGATGAGCCCCTCACGGGTTTTTCCCATCCCTTCTCCCAAGGCTCGTTCCCGCCTGGCCGGCATGAACCCCCTGCAGGTTTTTTCCATCGCCTGGCGGGCCATTCTGGGTAACCCCTTGCGTTCTCTGCTCACCACCCTGGGCGTCATCATCGGGGTGGCAGCGGTGGTGGCCCTGACCATGGTGGGGCAGGGCTCTACAGCCAACATCACCCGCACCCTGCAGAGCCTGGGCACCAACCTCATCACCATCGGTAGCGCCACCGGGGGGCGGGGCCCTGGCTTTGGCCTGGTGCGGTCTGGCGGACCCCAGACCATTACTCTAAAGGATGCCGAGGCCATCCAGACAGCTTTTGCCGGGCGCATAGCAGGCATTGCTCCTGCCCTGCAAAGCAACCAGCAGGTGAAGGTGGGGGCCAGCAACCTAAACGCCACCGTTATCGGCACCTGGCCTGACTACGCCAGTGTGCGCAACGCCCAACCGGTCGAGGGGGCTTTTTTCACTGAGGCCGATTTGCAAGGCCGCCGGCGCGTGGCGGTGATCGGCTACGGTATCGCCCAGGACCTCTTTGGGGGGCAGGACCCCATCGGCCAGCGCCTGCGCGTAGCAGGCATCTCTTTTACGGTGGTAGGGGTGCTGCCCGATAAGGGCGATTCGGGCTTTGCCAATCCCAACTACCAGGTGATCATTCCGCTTTCCACTTATCTCCAGCGGCTTTCGCGCAGCAGCACGGGAGAGCCTCGGGTAAACGCCATTTATATCCAGGCTCCTGACAAAGATGTTCTGCCCCGGTTGCAGCAGGAGTTGACCGAATTCATGGCCCAGCGGCGCAAGGCAACCGATCCCAGTGAGTACGACTTTAGCGTGCAAAACCAGGCCGATGCACTGGCCTCGGTAAACCAGGTCACCCAGAGCATGACCCTCTTCCTAGGCGGGGTAGCTGGGATTAGCCTTTTGGTGGGTGGAATTGGCATCATGAATATCATGCTGGTTTCAGTGACCGAGCGCACCCGCGAGATCGGCATCCGCAAGGCTTTAGGAGCCAAGCCTCGCGATATTTTGACCCAGTTTTTGGTGGAATCGGTGGTGCTCTCGGTGGGTGGAGGCATTCTTGGAATACTGCTGGGATTGGCCATGGCCGGCAGTGTGGGGCAGCTTTTGCGGGTGACGCCAATTTTTGACCCCTTCAGCATGGTGCTGGCCTTTGTGTTCTCGGTAGCGGTGGGGGTTTTCTTTGGCTACTACCCGGCCTCGAGGGCGGCCCGCCTTGATCCGGTAGAATCGCTCAGGTACGAGTAGCCTGGTGTCATAGCCTCCTCAGGAAGGCCTACTTAAAATCTACACGAGCTCCATCCCTACCCTTCACAGCTTTGTGGCAGGCTACTACCATGTCCTCGCCTACCGATACACTGGATAGGGTGGCGCTGGTACTGGTGGTGGAAGACGAACCGGAGATCGCCGAAATCCTAGAGGGCTATCTGCGCCGGGAGGGTTTCCGCACCGACCGGGCCTCGGATGGGCGACAGGCCCTGAGCCTAATCCGGGCTGCCCGACCTGACTTGATCCTTCTAGACATCATGCTGCCAGAGATGGACGGTCTGGAGCTGCTCAGGCGCATCCGCAGCCAGGATAACACCCCGGTTATTTTGCTCACCGCCCGAGCCGAGGATCTGGATAAGCTGCTCGGTCTCGAGCTCGGTGCGGACGACTACGTGACCAAGCCCTTCAGCCCCCGTGAGGTGGTGGCTCGAGTCAAGGCCGTTTTGCGCCGGGTGGTGATGGCTGAGGCTCCCAAGGTCCTTTTGCGGGTGGGCCCCCTGGAGATCGACACCGAGAAGGTAGTGGCGCGCCTGGGCGCTACCCGCCTTGAGCTTACCCCCACCGAGTTCCGCTTGCTGGAGGTTCTGGCCCGCACGCCGGGCAAGGCCTTTACCCGAGCTGAGCTGCTAGAGGCGGCCATGCCTGAATCCAGTGCTTTAGAGCGGGTGGTGGACGTGCACCTCAAAAACCTACGCCGAAAACTGGAGGCTGCGGGGGGAGCTGGGCTTTTGGAGACCGTGCGGGGGGTGGGATATCGCCTTTGGGTAGATGTCTAAGGTTCCTGGCACTATGCGCTTCTTCCAGCGCTTAGAGGTTCGTTTAAGCCTGCTGATGGCCCTGGTGGCCGTTACCACCAGTCTGATCACCATCGCCCTCAACACCTATCAGCGCGAGCGCACCTTCCGTGAGCTGCCCCCCGAGGTGCGGGACTTTTTGCGCCGCAATGAGGGTCGCCCACCCAACCTGAGCCTTACCCCCGAGCTGAAGGAGATGCTCGCCGCAGGTCGGGAGCTTAGGGTTCAGATGCGGCCTTCCCCCGATCCCGCCAACCCCAACCCGGTCTTTTTCATCGCCCCACTAGACGATCCCACGGCCCTGCCGGTTCAGCTTCAGGCCCCTCCGCGCCCCCGCCGGCCCAGCCTAGAGGTCCGCTTGCAGCAGAATCTGCTAATCGCTGGTTTGGTGGCCGCGGTTTTGGGGGTTTTGGTGGCGCTAGTTTTTGCTCGCCGAATTGCCAGGCCCATCGAGGCCATCTCCGCCGCAGCCAACAGCCTGGCCCAGGGCGATCTTTCTGCTCGTATTCCCACCCCGCGGGGGGAGGACGAGGTGGCTCAGCTGGCCCGCAACTTCAACCACATGGCTGCCTCGCTGGAGCGGCTAGAGGCTGAGCGAAAGGCCATGATCGCCGACATTGCCCACGAGCTGCGCACACCCCTGGCGGTGATGCAGGGGCGGCTCGAGGCTATTCAAGACGGAATACTGCCCCTGGAGCAGTCTGAGGTGGACCGGCTACACTACCAAACCCGGCTTCTTTCCCGGCTGGTGGAGGACCTGCGCACCCTTTCCCTAGCCGACGCGGGGCGGCTCAACCTGGTGCTGCGGGAGTTGGATCTGGGTGAGCAGGTGCGGCGTCTTGTCGCGACTTTTCAGCCTGCTTTGGAAGCCAAGCGCATCACCCTGGAGTTCAAACTACCTTCCCAACCGGTGCTTGTTCAGGCCGATCCCGACCGGCTGGCCCAGGTGGTAGGCAATCTGCTCACCAACGCCTTGGCCCACACCCCTGAGGGGGGGCGGATTGAGCTGGAGGTGCAGGCTGAAGCAGCCCACGCCACCCTCCGGGTTCGTGACAGCGGCCCGGGAATTCCCGAGGAGGCCTTGGCCCGGGTTTTCGACCGTTTTTTCCGGGTGGAGGCTTCACGCTCCAGGGCCACCGGGGGCAGTGGCCTGGGGCTTTCCATCGTCAAGGCCCTGGTGGAGCTGCACGGAGGTTTGGTCGCGGCCCGGAACCACCCGGAGGGGGGGGCTCTGTTTGAGCTGCGGCTTCCCCTCAGGCCGGCGCGTTCCTCCTAAGGCAGAGCTCGGCCCGCAGCCCCTGGGGGTGGTTGGGCTGGAGTGAGAGTTGCCCTTCGTGAGCCTGGGCTACCCGGGCCACCACCGAGAGGCCCAGCCCATGCCCTGATGCCCGCACCCCCGGGGCTCGATAGAAGGGCTCGGCGGCCCGGGCCAGGGCCTCGGGGGGCATGCCGGGGCCTTGATCCCACACCCGTAGTAGAACGTAGCCGGGCCGATCTTCCAGCTCCACCCCCACGGGGCTGCCGGGGGCGTGCTTCCTGGCGTTGCTGAGCAGGTTTTCCAGGGCCTGCTCCAGCAGGATGGGGTCACCGGTGAGATGCAGGCTCTCGGGGCCCTGATAGGTGGCCCCCCAGCGTTCGGCCGCTTCGCGGGCCAGCCGGGCCAGGTCAAGGCCCACCTTCTGACCCTGCCCCTCGCGGGCCAGGGTCAGGAGGGACTCGCTGAGGTGGGCCATGCGCTCGACCTCCTCCCGCACGGCAGCCAGGGTTTCTTCCGCCGAGAGGAGCCCTTGCTTTTGCGCATCGAGCTGAAGCCGGATGGCGGTGAGCGGGGTGCGCAGCTCGTGGGCGGCGTGGCGGGTGAACTCGGCTTCGCGCTGGCGGAAAGCCGAGAGCCGTTCCATCATCTGGTTGAAGGTCTGGCTCAGATGGCGCAGCTCCCCGCTCCCTTCTTGGGGCACCCTGAGGCTCAGGTCGCCCGACTCGGCGATGCGACGGGTGGCCTGGAGGAGGTGCTGCAGGGGTCTTAGCGCGGGGCCGCTTAGAAGCCAGGCCGCCAGGGCCCCCAGGGCCGAGACCCAAAGCGCGGTGAAGAGCACCGTCTGGCGGTAACCGGCCAGGCTGCGCTGCACCTGGCTGGCCTCGAGGGCCCCCTGCACATAGACCCCGCTTTCCAGGTAGAGGCTCTTGTAGAGCCAGTTTTGCTCTAGCCGGGCCTGGGGCGCGTCGTCCAGAGGAATTTCCCCAGGGAAGTTGCCCCAGACCCTTACCACCTGCCCCTCCCGCACCAGCCGGGCGTAGGCCACGGTGCCCGGTGGGGCCGGATTCAGGAGCCTGCGCAGGGGTCGGCCCAGCAGGTAGGGGTAGCGCCCACCCTCCTCTGCCGGTTCAAAGTGGGGACCCGGTCGGGAATCGGCCTGGGCCGCCACCCGCCCCAGGTATGCATCCAGTTCGCGCTCCAAGCTGCCCATCTGCAGACGTTCGAAGCGCGCATACCCCAAAAAGCCCTGCACCAGAAGGGCCAGGGCGATGGCCGCGGCGATGAAGAGGGCCAGGCGCAGCCGCAGGCTCATGGCTCGATTCCCAGCCTATACCCCCCGGGCACGGTGCGCACCACCCGGGGGTCCAGCTTGCTGCGCAGGTGATGCACGCAGACCTTGACCACTCCAGTATCCGAGGCCTCCTCACCCCAGACCAGGTCGAGCAGCTCCTCCGGGCTGTAGACGCGCCCCGGGTAGAGGGCCAGCCGTTCCAACAGGGCATACTCCCTTGGGCTCAGCTCTACCAGTCGTCCTGCCCAGCGCACGCTGCGGCCTGCCAGGTCGAGCTCGAGGGGGCCGTGCTGCACCCGGCTTTGCTTCACCTCGCTCACCCGGCGCAGTAAAGCCCGCACCCGGGCCAGGAGCTCGGGCAGCTCAAAGGGCTTGACCACGTAGTCGTCCCCTCCTTCGTCCAGGCCTCGTACCCGGTCCTCCAGGGCATCGCGGGCGGTCATGAAGAGGATGGGCCCTTTGTAACCGGCCCCACGCGCCTCCTTGGCCAGGATGAAACCCCCGTCCTCCGACTCTGGCAGCCGCACGTCCAGGATTATCAGGTCGGGCTCGGCCTCGGCCAGCAGGGTTCGGGCGATGGCGAGGTCGGGGGCGTGGCGCACCTGATGTCCCTGGGCCTCTAGGAGCCTCAAGAGGGGACGAGCGATGTTGGGCTCGTCTTCGACCAGCAAAAGCCGCATCTCTACCAATCTGCATTCTATGGGTTATGGGGGGGTTACGGGGCCTTCGGTGGCTCATGAGAGGTCCTCTCAGCGAGTCGTAACTGCTGGGTAACCGCCTCGCCGCAGACTTCCTCTCGGGAAAGCAGAAGGCTTCCCAAAGGAGGAGATTATGAACAAGACGGTCAAAACCCTGTTGGTGGTATCGAGCCTGGCCCTGGTGGGCGCTTTTGCCCAGCAGACCCCGGCCCCCCAGCCGGCCCAGCCCACCCCGCGCACGGCGCAGGTGCCGCGGGGTATTCTGGGCAACCTGTACTACACCGCGGCCCAGTTCTTGGGGGTAACCCCCGCCGAACTGGCGGTGCTCTCAGGCGGCACCAAGACCCTGGGCCAGGTGGCCACCGACCTCGGCAAGACCCCCGCTGCGCTCGAGGCCGCCCTGGTGACGGCCCGCAACCAGGCCATTGACCAGGCGGTGCAGGCCGGGCGCCTCACCAGCGAGCAGGCCAACACCCTCAAGGCCACCAGCCAGGCTGTGGCCCGGGCGTTCGTGAACACGCCGGTGCAGTTCCGCTTCATGGGGGGTTGGAGGGACCACCGGGGGCGGGGCCGGTAGCCAAACGGCCCGTGGTGGTGAACCCACCACGGGCCCTTAATCTTCCTCATGCCAACCAGCGAAACCTTGAGAAGGAGGCCAAAATGGACGCAGACGATAAACCCATCGGACGGATCCTGAGCCGCCGCGAGGTCCTGGCCGCTCTGGGGCTGGGTGGGCTTTTGCAGGGGCAGAGGACCCCTGCCCAGGCAGGCTCGCCCGCCCTGCCCGCGTGCGTGGTGCGCCCAGCCCTGACTGAAGGGCCCTACTTTGTGGACGTGCGTCTCAACCGCTCGGACATCCGCTCCGACCCCAGCACCGGTCTGGTCAAGCCCGGGGTGCCCCTGAGCCTGCGCTTCGTGGTGAGCCGGGTTTCGGCGGCCGGCTGCGCTCCCTTGCCGGGTGCCATGGTGGACATCTGGCAGTGCGATGCTCAAGGGCTTTACTCCGGGGTGCTGGACCGCTACGGCGATACCCGGGGGGAGAGGTGGCTGCGCGGCTACCAGCTCACCGACGCCCAGGGAGCAGCCCAGTTCACCACCATCTACCCCGGATGGTATCCGGGCCGCACCGTGCATATCCACTTCAAAATTCGCTACCAGAACCGCGACTTCACCTCCCAGCTCTTCTTCGACGATGCCCTGAGCGACCGTATTTTTGCTAATCCGCCCTATGCCAAGGCAGGCACCCGCACCCGCAACGCCAACGACGCCATCTTCCGCAACGGGGGTCGGCAGCTCCTCCTCAACCTCGCTCCAGAGGGGGCAGGGTATGCCGCCACCTTTGATATCGGGCTCAATTTCTGAAAAGAAGACTCAAACCGGCCTTCCAGCCATCATGAAGCTGGCGGTCATGCCCCCATCCACCGGCAGAATGGCCCCGGTGATGAAGCTGGCCTTGTCCGAGGCCAGAAAGAGCACCGCCTCGGCCACCTCCTCAGGCCTTCCAAGCCTTCTTAGGGCGTGCAGGTCTTCCCAGTCCTGGCGGGTGAGCTCGGGGTGGGTGGACATCTGGATGGCCTCGAGCACCGCCTCGGTGGCGATGGCCCCGGGGGCCACCGCGTTGACCCGGATGTGAAGAGGGGCCAGGTCTAGCGCCAGCGAGCGGGTCAGGTTCACCAAACCGCCCTTGGAGGCGTTGTAGGCCGCGTTGTTCTGCTCGGCGAAAAGCCCCTGAACGCTGGCGATGTTGACGATTGCCCCCCCTCCGGCCTTGGCCATCTCTCGCGCCGCCAGGGCTGAGAGGTGCATGGGGGCGGTCAGGTTGACCTCCAGAGCCTGCCGCCAGTCCTCCAGCCCCACCCTGAGGGCCGAACCCGGGGGAGCGATGGCCGCGTTGTTGACCAGCACGTGCACCCCGCCCCATTGCTTTACCGCCTGCTCCACAAAGCGCTCGCGGTGGGCAGCCTGGGAGAGGTCTGCGTACACGAAGAGCGCCCCCAGCCGCTTGGCTATTTCCAGCCCCTCTGGGCGCACATCGCACAAGACCAGGAGGGCTTTTTCCCGCGCGAAGGCCTCGGCGATGGCCCGGCCAATGCCTCGAGCAGCCCCGGTAACAAGCACGACCTTGCCCTGAAACATGGCCCCATCCTAACCAGCCCGGCGCTTCCCAGGCCAAAGCAACAAGGGAGGCCCAAGCCTCCCCTGTTGGAAGGGAATGACCGCTACTTCTTGACAGCCTCTTTCAGGGCTTTGCCCGGCTTGAAGGCGGGGTACTTGGAGGCGGGGATCTTGATCTTTTGGGTGGTGCCGGGCTTCACCCCGGTGCGAGCCTTGCGGCTGCGCACCTCGAAGGTGCCGAAGCCGGTGAGCTGGACCTTGCTGCCGGACTTGAGAGCGTCCTCAATTTTGCTGATAAAAGCGTCCACCGCGGCCTTGGCGTCCTTCTTTTTGAGGCCCGCTGCCGCGGCTACTTGATCGATCAGGTCGGCTTTGGTCTTGGTCTTCTTCGCAGTCGCTTTCGCCATGTGTTACCTCCTCTCTTTTCCCTTCGGGACGAAGTCTATCACACCTCATCGCTCAATTGCAAGCGCCAGACCGAGAAGAAGAGCTTTTCTGTTAAAAACAGAAAGCCTAAACGGTGGGCCTCCGGTGGTATTCAGGGGGTAGAAGGGCGGTGACGGCGGCCTCGAGCCGCTCTGTGAGAGCCTCCAGGCTTTGGTGATCGGTCTTACCAGGGGCCACCGGGATGGGTTCGCCGAAAACCACGCGGATGGGCCGCCGCAGGCGGGGGCCCCTGCCCACCGGCCAGGCCTTGTCGCTGCCGATGATGGCGGCTGGAACGATGGTGGCCCCGGTGCGTAGGGCAATGGCGGCGGTGCCGGTCTTGAAAGGTTCGATAAAGCCGCTGCGACTGCGCCGGCCCTCGGGAAAGATACCAATCGCCAGCCCACTTTTGAGGGTGCGGATCGCAGCCTTGATGGCGCCTAGATCGCCTGTGCCCCGCGCCACCGGGATGACGTAAAGCCGCGGCAGCAGCCAGCGCAGAATGGGGTATCGGAAAAGGTCGTCGCGCGACATGTAGCTCACCACCCGCGGACAGGCCACCCCCATCACGATGGGGTCGAGAAAAGACATGTGGTTGGAGGCCAGGATTACCGGGCCTTCCTTGGGGATTTTCTCGGCCCCCTCCACCCGAAAGCCGAATAGCACCCGGAGGAGCGCCGTGGCCAGAAGCTTGGACAACCTGTAGACCGCCAAGCCGTGCGCATACATGGCACCCCATCATAAAAAATAGACGGTCTTTGGTGGCAGCCCCGACCGGCCTAAAGGAAGCCTCAAGGCCAGGGTTAAGCCCCGCTGATGCCCTACTCATGGCAAAGGGTTGGGCACCCCCTACCTTTAGACCCAGGAGGTTTTATGAAGCACCTTTTCACAGCTCTGGTCGCTTCGCTCCTGATAGCGCTGGCTACCCCGGTGGTGAGCCCGCAGGGCATCATCGTCAACCCAGTGCCCACCGACCTCAGGGTGCGCGTCTGGCTTGACCGCGACCCGGATGGGCTGGGGAGCGCCACCTACCACTTCGGCGAGAAGATCCGCATCTATGTCCAGGTCAACCAGGACGCCTACGTCTACCTCTTCAACATCAACGCCGGTGGTCAGATTGACCTGATCCTACCCAACCCCTACAGCCCCAACAACCACCTGCGCGCGGGCGAGACCCGGGTCTTTCCCGAGAACGGGGCCCGCTACGAGTTCACCATCGCCGGGCCGGCGGGGGTAGACCAGGTGCTGGCGGTGGCCAGCCGTACCCCGCTCTCGCTGGCCCAAATTGCCGATATCAGAAGTGGGCGGATGCGGGTGCAGGGGGCGGGCAACCTGGTCCGGGCCCTCTCGATTGCGGTAACACCCCTGCCCGACGGCGACTGGGTTAGCCACACGGTGCGCTACACCGTCCGGCCCCCCCATGCGGAGCCCAGGCCCCCGCTCTTCTACATCGCGCCCGCGCCAGGCTATGAGGTGGTGTGGGAGGAGCGCGAGGCCACCGGCTACCGGGTGGCCTACCGAGGGGGGGATGTGGAGCAGGTCTTCAGCCACTACCACCGCGATCTGCTGGCCAAAGGCTGGGTAAAGCTGAGCTTCAAGGCCAGGGGTGAGAAAAAGAGCATGGCCTACGAGGCCTTGTACCAGCGGGGTGGGGACCGGCTCGAGGTGACCGTAACCCCTAGGGGTGGGGAGCTGGTGGTGCGGCTGGGGTGGGGGAGGTAGGGCTTTCGGGCTATAATAGGCGTTGGTGCCGACCCACTTGAACGCCACCAGGCCGCTTCGCTTCGCCCGGGCCATCGTCGCAGCGGGCAAGTGAGCCCTGCCCCCAAGCACAGCCAGCGTCTGGCTGTGCTTTTTTGCTTGGAGGAGTCTATGGAGAAGCTGGAGGTCCACCCCGAGATTGCCAAGGCTGCCACCCTACCTGCCGAGTTCTACAAGGACCCTGCCCTCTACGAGGCCGCAAAAGAGCGGGTCTTTGCCCAAAGCTGGCAGTGGTTGGGCGATACCGACGACCTCAAGGCCCCGGGCAGCATAAAGCCCCTGGTGCTCCTCGAGGGCTGTCTGGACGAGCCCCTGCTCCTTACCCGCGACTTCGACGACCGTTTGCATCTTCTTTCCAACGTCTGCACCCACCGGGGGATGCTGGTGGCCGAGACCGCGGGCCAGGCCCGCTACCTGCGCTGCCGCTACCACGGGCGGCGCTTCGGTTTGGACGGCTGCTTCCAGGCCATGCCGGAGTTCGAGGGGGTGGAGGGGTTCCCAAGCCCCGAGGACGACCTGCCCAGGGTGGCCCTTGGCGTTTGGCGGGGCAAGTTCCTGTTTGCCAGCCTGAAGCCCAAGGTGCCCCTTGAAGAGGTGCTGCGGCCCATTGAGGAGCGCCTGGGCTGGTTGCCCCTGCAGGAGTTCTACTTTGAGCCCACCCGGGCCCGCGACTATCTGGTGCGGGCCCACTGGGCGCTTTACTGCGACAACTACCTGGAGGGGTTTCACATCCCCTACATTCACGCCTCGCTCAACAGCGCCATCGATTACAGCAGCTACACCACCGAAACCTACCGGTGGTGCAGCCTGCAGCTCGGGGTGGCCGCCCCCGGTGAGCCCGCCTTCGACCTGCCCAAAGACGCCCCCGACTACGGCCGACGCATCGCGGCCTACTACTACTGGGTCTTCCCCAACCTGATGCTCAACTTCTACCCCTGGGGCCTCTCGGTGAACCTGGTGCGCCCCCTGGGGCCAGAGCTCACCAAGGTGTCCTTCCTGCCCTATGTGTGGGACCCGAGCAAGCTGGAGGAGGGGGCCGGGGCAGCCTTGGACCGGGTGGAGCGCGAGGACGAGGTGGTGGTGGAGGCAGTGCAGAAGGGCATCAAATCCCGCCTTTACCGCCGGGGGCGCTTCAGCGTGAAGCGGGAGGCGGGGGTGCACCACTTCCATCGGCTGCTGGCCGAGGCCTTGGTAGGATAGGGGGGATGGACCGGACGGTGCCCCAGCTGCTGCGCTACAGCCTCCGCTATGCCGGCCAGCCGGCAGGGGAACAGTGCCTTACCCTGGAGCCCCGCCGGGGGGGGCTGAGGGTGGTGCTGGAGGCCCAGGTGGACCTGCCCCCGCCCAAAACCCGCCAGCGCTGGGAGAGCGAGCTCGATGCTTGGGGGCTGCCGCACTTCTACCGCGAGCGCGTAGAGGGCAGCGGGGCCAGGGTGATGGAGGTGGAGTTTTCCCACCAGGACGGGCTGGTGACGGTAAGCCAGGGCAAGGAGGCCTTTTCCATCCCCTACCTCACCGATATGCACGATCCCCTCTCGCTTTTGCTGGCGATAGGGTCGCTCGATCTCGAGGTGGGGGGGGTGCGGAAGTTCTGCCTGGTGGGGGGGCGGGCCTATGTGGAGCGCCTTCCCGACCAGCGCCTGGGCGAACGCCCCCTGAGGCTCTACCGCCTGCGCCCCGGCCTGAGCCTTTTGTACTACGACGAGGCCGGCTACCCGGTGCGGCTTACCCAGAAGGTGGGGGAGCACATCTTCGAGGCCGAGCTTCAGGAGGTGCAGTGCTCCCCGGCAAGCGCACAGCGGGGTAGGCGGGTGGCTCGCCGCCGGCGCAGGCGGTACACCTGAGCTGAGGCTTTTATGATTAGAACCGCCGAGGAAGTACGCCACCGCTTCAAAAACCGTCGCCCGACCGTGGACTATGGCGATGCGCTGGAGACCGTACGGCGCATTCTGCACCAGGTCGAACGCGAGGGCGACGCGGCCTTACAGCAACTGAGCCAGGAGATAGACGGGCATCCGGTGGAGGAGATCCCCAAGCGAGCCTGGCGCGAGGCCTACGAAAGCCTGGATGCAGATCTGCGGGATGCCCTTGAGACCGCCAAAGAGCGCATAGAGGCCTTTTACCGCCGGGAGCCCCTGGGTGGGTTTCTAGAGGCCGGCCCCGATGGGGTGCTGGGCCAGCTCGTGCGCCCTTTGGAGCGGGTGGGGGTGTACGTGCCGGGGGGCTCGGCCCCGCTGCTCTCCACCGTTTTGATGACCGCGGTCCCGGCCAAGGTGGCGGGGGTGGGCGAGATTGTGCTGGCCTCGCCCCCCAAAGTGCACCCTGGCATCCTGGCGGCGGCCTGGGTGGCCGGGGCCGACCGCCTTTTCGCCATGGGAGGAGCCCAGGCCATTGCTGCCCTGGCCTTTGGCACCGAGACGGTGCCCCGGGTGGACAAAATCGTGGGGCCGGGCAACCGCTATGTGGTGCTGGCCAAGCGCGAGGTCTACGGTACGGTGGGCATGGAGGGCCTGCCGGGGCCCACTGAGACCCTGATTATCGCCGATGCCTCCGCCGACCCCAAGCTCCTGGCGGCCGACCTGCTGGCCCAGGCTGAGCACGGCCCCGACTCCGAGGCCTGGCTGCTATCGGCCTACCGCGAGCTCTTGGAGCGGGTGGCCGAGGAGCTGGAGCGCCAGCTCGCCGAGCTTCCTCGGGCCGCCATAGCCCGCGAGGCCCTGGCCAGGAGCGGCCTGGTTTGGGTGCGCGACCTGGAGGAGGCCCTGGAGCTGGCCAACCTCTACGCGCCCGAGCACCTCTGCCTCTCCATCCACGACCCC harbors:
- a CDS encoding ABC transporter ATP-binding protein — translated: MTVVALEQVRKVYRSGAIEFEALRGVSLQIQQGEMVALMGPSGSGKTTLMQIIGLLDRPTEGRYVLAGRDVTTLTENERAEMRNQEIGFVFQAFHLLPRLNVLENVEVPLTYAGYSPKERRERAIEVLQKVGLGDKLRNLPSQLSGGQKQRVAIARALTMRPSILLADEPTGNLDSKTAVEVMRLFQELNEEGTTVVIVTHEPDIAEYAGRIVRIRDGKVESDVQNPHRRRTVGGLG
- a CDS encoding ABC transporter permease, yielding MNPLQVFSIAWRAILGNPLRSLLTTLGVIIGVAAVVALTMVGQGSTANITRTLQSLGTNLITIGSATGGRGPGFGLVRSGGPQTITLKDAEAIQTAFAGRIAGIAPALQSNQQVKVGASNLNATVIGTWPDYASVRNAQPVEGAFFTEADLQGRRRVAVIGYGIAQDLFGGQDPIGQRLRVAGISFTVVGVLPDKGDSGFANPNYQVIIPLSTYLQRLSRSSTGEPRVNAIYIQAPDKDVLPRLQQELTEFMAQRRKATDPSEYDFSVQNQADALASVNQVTQSMTLFLGGVAGISLLVGGIGIMNIMLVSVTERTREIGIRKALGAKPRDILTQFLVESVVLSVGGGILGILLGLAMAGSVGQLLRVTPIFDPFSMVLAFVFSVAVGVFFGYYPASRAARLDPVESLRYE
- a CDS encoding response regulator transcription factor — translated: MSSPTDTLDRVALVLVVEDEPEIAEILEGYLRREGFRTDRASDGRQALSLIRAARPDLILLDIMLPEMDGLELLRRIRSQDNTPVILLTARAEDLDKLLGLELGADDYVTKPFSPREVVARVKAVLRRVVMAEAPKVLLRVGPLEIDTEKVVARLGATRLELTPTEFRLLEVLARTPGKAFTRAELLEAAMPESSALERVVDVHLKNLRRKLEAAGGAGLLETVRGVGYRLWVDV
- a CDS encoding cell wall metabolism sensor histidine kinase WalK, which codes for MRFFQRLEVRLSLLMALVAVTTSLITIALNTYQRERTFRELPPEVRDFLRRNEGRPPNLSLTPELKEMLAAGRELRVQMRPSPDPANPNPVFFIAPLDDPTALPVQLQAPPRPRRPSLEVRLQQNLLIAGLVAAVLGVLVALVFARRIARPIEAISAAANSLAQGDLSARIPTPRGEDEVAQLARNFNHMAASLERLEAERKAMIADIAHELRTPLAVMQGRLEAIQDGILPLEQSEVDRLHYQTRLLSRLVEDLRTLSLADAGRLNLVLRELDLGEQVRRLVATFQPALEAKRITLEFKLPSQPVLVQADPDRLAQVVGNLLTNALAHTPEGGRIELEVQAEAAHATLRVRDSGPGIPEEALARVFDRFFRVEASRSRATGGSGLGLSIVKALVELHGGLVAARNHPEGGALFELRLPLRPARSS
- a CDS encoding HAMP domain-containing sensor histidine kinase, with amino-acid sequence MSLRLRLALFIAAAIALALLVQGFLGYARFERLQMGSLERELDAYLGRVAAQADSRPGPHFEPAEEGGRYPYLLGRPLRRLLNPAPPGTVAYARLVREGQVVRVWGNFPGEIPLDDAPQARLEQNWLYKSLYLESGVYVQGALEASQVQRSLAGYRQTVLFTALWVSALGALAAWLLSGPALRPLQHLLQATRRIAESGDLSLRVPQEGSGELRHLSQTFNQMMERLSAFRQREAEFTRHAAHELRTPLTAIRLQLDAQKQGLLSAEETLAAVREEVERMAHLSESLLTLAREGQGQKVGLDLARLAREAAERWGATYQGPESLHLTGDPILLEQALENLLSNARKHAPGSPVGVELEDRPGYVLLRVWDQGPGMPPEALARAAEPFYRAPGVRASGHGLGLSVVARVAQAHEGQLSLQPNHPQGLRAELCLRRNAPA
- a CDS encoding response regulator transcription factor; the protein is MRLLLVEDEPNIARPLLRLLEAQGHQVRHAPDLAIARTLLAEAEPDLIILDVRLPESEDGGFILAKEARGAGYKGPILFMTARDALEDRVRGLDEGGDDYVVKPFELPELLARVRALLRRVSEVKQSRVQHGPLELDLAGRSVRWAGRLVELSPREYALLERLALYPGRVYSPEELLDLVWGEEASDTGVVKVCVHHLRSKLDPRVVRTVPGGYRLGIEP